In one window of Hyalangium gracile DNA:
- a CDS encoding zinc metalloprotease, with protein MNRSMQWTAGLVLMVLGATASAQSNNYTYLGFKMLNTRDYPFRYYLDGRSNAPAGIAISEVEKATNAAFQTWEDQSCAYPDFVYAGRTNTNSAIDPSNVGNPYDAFNVSTVWVTNPADPYFKLALESGQALAGTIPLTYAGYLYQCDIFVNAVNVSWTTLPDTPEREKLRDLQTVLTHEVGHCLGLGDAYFPDTAVMDTNFPVGGSRRVLDPSDVEQLCTYYPENGAVGSPCSASDPCTGGLSCIPFRNANGIKLYDYCSKGCAGITNGECPSPFVCRDSTLISGFTKACLAVPGEAITQVGKPCDSTIDAGVDCGSPRSLCQGPVALPSGGTAWVGGYCQEECVAGPSASSCPAGSVCVELGASDRCFKPCRPGSGDCRDGYTCSPLPEGNVCVPSCYSDADCNEPSSSAFTCRVCDRVCVEKRPAGGAVGEPCSNASQCGTGQICLFLNDHPQGVCAEPCTTAQCGCPPGSSCKRVGAQSVCMKNCAAGTCSSPLQCNPVGETYSCTPACRNRADCPSGTECYGGRCEDPLNRPDGGCSLCNDGGTPPPPPPPPTDGGSGGGGNGEPSGCGCGQAPATALVLFGVLALVFFSRRRDTWQRP; from the coding sequence ATGAACCGCAGCATGCAGTGGACCGCGGGGCTCGTGCTGATGGTGCTCGGTGCCACGGCCTCCGCGCAGAGCAACAACTACACGTACCTGGGCTTCAAGATGCTCAACACGCGGGACTACCCGTTCCGCTACTACCTGGATGGGCGCTCGAACGCCCCGGCGGGCATCGCCATCTCGGAGGTGGAGAAGGCCACCAACGCGGCGTTCCAGACGTGGGAGGACCAGAGCTGCGCGTACCCGGACTTCGTGTACGCGGGGCGGACCAACACCAACTCCGCGATCGATCCCAGCAACGTGGGCAACCCCTACGACGCCTTCAATGTGAGCACCGTCTGGGTCACCAACCCGGCCGATCCGTACTTCAAGCTGGCGCTCGAGTCCGGGCAGGCGCTGGCGGGCACCATCCCGCTCACGTACGCCGGCTACCTCTACCAGTGCGACATCTTCGTGAACGCGGTGAACGTCAGCTGGACCACGCTGCCGGACACACCGGAGCGCGAGAAGCTGCGCGATCTCCAGACGGTGCTCACCCACGAGGTGGGCCACTGCCTGGGCCTCGGGGATGCCTACTTCCCCGACACGGCGGTGATGGACACCAACTTCCCGGTGGGCGGCAGCCGGCGCGTGTTGGACCCGTCGGACGTGGAGCAGTTGTGCACCTACTACCCGGAGAATGGCGCGGTTGGCTCGCCCTGCTCGGCGAGTGATCCCTGCACGGGAGGGCTGAGCTGCATCCCCTTCCGGAACGCGAACGGCATCAAGCTCTACGACTACTGCTCGAAGGGCTGCGCCGGCATCACCAACGGCGAGTGCCCCAGCCCCTTCGTGTGCCGGGACTCCACCCTGATCTCCGGCTTCACCAAGGCCTGTCTGGCGGTGCCCGGCGAGGCCATCACCCAGGTGGGCAAGCCCTGCGACAGCACCATCGACGCGGGCGTGGACTGCGGCTCGCCGCGCTCCCTCTGCCAGGGGCCCGTGGCGCTGCCCTCGGGCGGGACGGCCTGGGTGGGGGGCTACTGCCAGGAGGAGTGCGTCGCCGGCCCCTCGGCCTCCTCGTGCCCCGCGGGCTCGGTGTGCGTGGAGCTGGGGGCCTCGGACCGGTGCTTCAAACCCTGCCGTCCGGGCTCGGGTGACTGCCGCGATGGCTACACCTGCTCCCCGCTCCCCGAGGGCAACGTCTGCGTCCCCAGCTGCTACTCGGACGCGGACTGCAATGAGCCCAGCTCCTCCGCCTTCACCTGCCGCGTGTGCGATCGCGTCTGCGTCGAGAAGCGGCCGGCCGGAGGCGCGGTGGGCGAGCCCTGCTCCAACGCCTCGCAGTGCGGCACGGGGCAGATCTGCCTCTTCCTCAATGACCACCCGCAGGGCGTCTGCGCGGAGCCGTGCACCACGGCTCAGTGCGGCTGCCCGCCGGGCAGCTCCTGCAAGCGGGTGGGCGCCCAGAGCGTGTGCATGAAGAACTGCGCCGCCGGCACCTGCTCCTCGCCGCTCCAGTGCAACCCGGTGGGGGAGACCTACTCGTGCACGCCGGCCTGCCGCAACCGCGCGGACTGCCCCAGCGGCACCGAGTGCTACGGCGGTCGCTGCGAGGATCCCCTGAACCGTCCGGACGGGGGTTGCTCGCTCTGCAACGATGGCGGCACCCCGCCGCCGCCTCCTCCTCCTCCCACCGACGGTGGCAGCGGCGGAGGCGGTAACGGTGAGCCGAGCGGGTGCGGCTGCGGCCAGGCGCCGGCCACGGCCCTGGTGCTCTTCGGCGTGCTCGCGTTGGTCTTCTTCTCCCGGAGGCGGGACACTTGGCAGCGCCCGTAA
- a CDS encoding uroporphyrinogen-III synthase — MEKRLEGKRVLVTRPKERVEELCFLLEDEGAEVLSLPLLELQPPEDPRPLAAAAESIQRYRWVVFASPSAVEALMEALREAGTVEHLSHVRVAAVGPRTARTAEGYGLKVVAEPAESTGLGLYEVLRPELHPDDEVLLPAAEEGRRELELALREQGVRVTRVTAYRTSPAELSAEARELLRTSPPDVVLFASPRTAEVFLESAGRERLGQSRVVAIGPTTAGALARLGIEVAAVAERPTPEGLVDAAIRAIHG, encoded by the coding sequence GTGGAAAAGCGACTCGAAGGCAAGCGTGTGCTGGTGACCCGCCCGAAGGAGCGGGTGGAGGAGCTGTGCTTCCTCCTGGAGGACGAGGGCGCGGAGGTGCTCAGCCTCCCGCTGCTGGAACTGCAGCCCCCGGAGGATCCCCGGCCCCTGGCGGCCGCGGCGGAGTCCATCCAGCGCTACCGGTGGGTGGTGTTCGCCAGCCCCTCGGCCGTGGAGGCGCTCATGGAGGCGCTCCGGGAGGCCGGGACGGTGGAGCACCTGAGCCATGTCCGCGTGGCCGCGGTGGGGCCTCGCACGGCGCGGACCGCCGAGGGCTATGGCCTCAAGGTGGTCGCCGAGCCCGCCGAGTCCACCGGCCTGGGGCTCTACGAGGTGCTCCGCCCCGAGCTGCACCCGGACGACGAGGTGCTCCTGCCCGCCGCCGAGGAGGGCCGCCGAGAGCTGGAGCTGGCGCTGCGCGAGCAGGGCGTGCGCGTCACCCGGGTGACGGCCTATCGCACCTCTCCCGCCGAGCTGTCGGCGGAGGCTCGGGAGCTGCTGCGGACTTCACCGCCAGACGTGGTGCTCTTCGCCTCGCCGCGTACCGCTGAAGTCTTCCTGGAGTCCGCGGGCCGCGAGCGGCTGGGGCAGTCCCGCGTGGTGGCCATCGGCCCCACCACCGCCGGCGCGCTGGCTCGACTGGGCATCGAGGTAGCGGCGGTGGCCGAACGTCCCACCCCCGAAGGGCTCGTGGACGCCGCGATTCGAGCGATTCACGGGTAA